A window of Macrotis lagotis isolate mMagLag1 chromosome X, bilby.v1.9.chrom.fasta, whole genome shotgun sequence contains these coding sequences:
- the GPRC5B gene encoding G-protein coupled receptor family C group 5 member B yields the protein MRTHLVLSFLLFFVIGYGSSENASTSRGCGLDLLPQYVSLCDLDAIWGIVVEAVAGAGALITLLLILILLVRLPFIKDKEKKGPLGLNFLFLLGTLGLFGLTFAFIIREDETICSARRFLWGVLFALCFSCLLSQAWRVRRLVRHGKSPSGWHLAGMAICLMLVQVIIATEWLVLNVVRDKKLACNYEPMDFALALTYDMVLLVVTLGLSLFTLCGKFKKWKKNGVCLILTTFLSILIWVAWMTMYLFGNAELRKGDVWSDPTLAIALVSSGWVFVIFHAIPEVHCSILPSQQENTTNYFDTSQPRMRETAFEEDVQLPRSYMENKAFSMDEHNAALRTAGFRNGSLANRPSAPFRSNVYQPTEMAVVLNGGTIPTAPPSYTGRHLW from the exons atgagaacccACTTGgtcctctcatttctcctcttctttgTGATCGGCTATGGCTCCTCAGAGAATGCCAGCACCTCTCGAGGCTGTGGGCTTGACCTCCTCCCTCAGTACGTGTCCCTGTGCGACCTGGATGCCATTTGGGGAATTGTGGTGGAGGCAGTGGCTGGGGCTGGTGCCCTGATCACACTGCTGTTGATACTGATTCTCCTGGTGAGACTTCCATTCATCAAGGACAAAGAGAAGAAGGGGCCCCTGGGCCTGAACTTTCTGTTCCTTCTGGGGACCCTAGGGTTGTTTGGACTGACTTTTGCATTCATTATTCGAGAGGATGAGACCATATGCTCAGCTCGCAGATTCCTGTGGGGGGTGCTCTTTGCCCTATGCTTTTCATGCCTACTCAGCCAGGCCTGGAGAGTCCGGAGGCTGGTTCGCCATGGGAAAAGCCCCTCAGGCTGGCATCTCGCTGGTATGGCCATATGTCTGATGCTGGTCCAGGTTATCATTGCCACAGAGTGGCTAGTCTTGAACGTGGTCCGGGACAAAAAGCTAGCCTGCAACTATGAGCCCATGGATTTTGCATTGGCCTTAACTTATGACATGGTTCTGCTGGTGGTGACCTTGGGTTTGTCCCTCTTCACTCTCTGTGGGAAATttaagaaatggaagaagaatgGAGTGTGCCTCATCCTTACCACCTTCCTCTCCATTTTGATCTGGGTGGCCTGGATGACCATGTACCTTTTTGGCAATGCAGAACTAAGGAAAGGTGATGTGTGGAGTGATCCCACCCTGGCCATCGCCCTGGTGTCCAGTGGGTGGGTATTTGTCATCTTCCATGCTATTCCTGAAGTACACTGCTCAATCCTCCCATCACAGCAAGAAAATACAACCAACTACTTTGACACGTCACAGCCCAGGATGAGGGAGACAGCCTTTGAAGAGGATGTTCAACTTCCCCGAAGCTACATGGAAAacaaagctttttcaatggatgAACACAATGCAG CTCTACGAACTGCAGGATTTCGAAATGGTAGTTTGGCAAACCGACCCAGTGCTCCATTTAGAAGCAATGTTTATCAGCCCACTGAGATGGCAGTTGTGCTAAATGGTGGGACT ATCCCAACTGCTCCGCCAAGTTACACTGGAAGACACCTCTGGTGA